The genome window GGAGCCGTACTTGAACAGGCGGGCTTCACGCACCCAAAGATCCATGATGCCGCCTTCGTTGACGAGATCGTCCTCGACCGACTGGATGAAGCAGGCATGCGGCTGCGGGTGTTCGTAGGCCGACTTGGACTTGGTCAGCTTGCCGGTGAAGGGATCGACGTAGAAATGGCCCTGGCCGGGACCGTCGATGCCGTAGGCCCAGTGCAGGCCGGTGTTGAACCACTGCGGCGAGTTCGGGGCGACGCGCTGGGTGGCGAGCATATAGGCAAGCTCGTCCTTGAAGGCGGCAGCATCTTCTTCGGAGGAGAAATAGCCACCCTTCCAGCCCCAATAAGTCCAGGTACCGGCAAGACGGTCGAAGACCTGGCGCGCATCGATTTCGGAGCCGGTCTGTTCGTCCTTCGGCAGGGCCTTCAGTGCAGCATCGTCGGGAACGGAGCGCCACAGGAAGGAGGGAACGTCGTTTTCCTCGACCTTCTTCAGCCGAGTGGGAACGCCGGCCTTGCGGAAATACTTCTGCGCCAGAACGTCGGTCGCGACCTGGGAGAACTGCGCGGGAACATCGATGTTCTCGAGGCGGAACACGATCGAACCATCGGGGTTCTTGATCTCGCTCGTCGCCTTGCGGAATTCGATATCCGCATAGGCGCCTTGGCCGGCCTTCGTGAAACGACGTTCGATGCGCATGGTCTTGACCTCGTGTTGGCGCCCGGTCCCCGCGACCGGGGCGCAAAATTCCTATCCGGCGGCACTTTGTCGTCGTGCAGCCAGCCTCGTTTCCGTATTGTCACAGGGGTGTCATCCGGAGATGTCCTTCCTGTATCTTGTGGTGATGGTGGCTGCAAACACTAAATATAGTATTAACAGCTTATTATCGCCAGTCCCGACGTCACTTTTTTTGGAGGCTGAAAATCGCGCAGAAATCCTGTCAGGCCCGACACCGTTTCCGGTCCATCACCCTGATTCCGCGTCCAATTTTTCAAAAGGAAACCGGGCTCGTTACCTCCGGTCCTGTCGCCGCCGCAACATCAGGGACAGTAAGTTTGAAACAGGTGATTCCGTCAAGGGCTGGATCTTAATTGATTGCTAACCACAACATCTTGTGGATGCGCCTGTGAAGATTGGGGAAAGCCGGGGAGTGCTGAAAATACAATGGCTTGCGGGCGTTGCCGGCTAAGGAAAATGCCGGAACGGCAAAAAAGCGTCCCGCGGCAAATCTTGTGATGGCATTTCCGCCGCAAATCGGCATGGCGATTCGCCCTGTTGCAAGCGCCTGTCAGAGCGCGTCGATGGCGATGGTGACGGTGACGACCCCGATCGGCCGTTCCTCTTCGTCGAGGACGACGAAGCTCGCCTGCGTTTCGAGCATCTGGATGGATTCGTTGCGTTCGGCGCGGTCGATGAAGATCTCGCGGGAGCCGTTTGCGAAGGTTCTGAGGTATTTCTCCTCGTCACCCTGCCAATAGTCGGCGGTGATGATGCTTTGCCCGACGTTCAGCCCGTGACTGTCGGTCATGAAAAATTCGAGGATCGCGCCCTGTGAGGCGTCCTGCCTGGTTTTAGATAGTGCGACACGGATTTGTCGAGCAGCAGCTTGACCATGTGCAGATGGTGCTGATCGATCTCCGACCGGTAGGTCTTGTCGAGCACCCGGATGTCCATCTCGCTGACATCGCCGAATTCCGCGTCCTGCTCGGCGATGGCTTTCAGCACCAGCGGTGTCTCCACCGTCGGCCGGATCCGCGTCTCCAGGTAGTCGCGCACCAGAGGAATATAGGCAGGCTCGGCGCGGCCAGGCGTGAGGGGAAACAGACATGCCGCCAGCCCGACGGTCACAACCGCTCCTCTATGCCCCCACCGCGCCATTTTGGTTCCCTATCATCGTATCGCTCGTTGCACGCCTTAGGCGCAGCCTGCCGCGATTCGCAGCCGTCGAGTTTATGAGAGGAAGATAAAATAGATGTGCGGATCCCGATAGCGGATTCGAGAATCCCCGCCGACAAAATCTGGAACAATTTCAAGTCGTAAACGCGAAGGTCGCGCGTTGTGGTCGGTGGCGATCAGCCTGCGCTCTTGGCGATCGGCTCCTGGTAGGTGAAGCCCATGTCCCAAGGGAAATAGATCCAGGTGTCCTGGCTCACCTCGGTGATGAAGGTATCGACGGTCGGAACGCCCTTCGGCTTGGCATAGACACAGGCGAAATGCGCCCGCGGCAGCATGGTGCGCACCTGGACGGCGGTCTTGCCGGTATCGGTCAGATCGTCGACGACGAGCACGCCTTCGCCGCCATTTTCCTGAAGTTCGGGGGCGATCCCCTTGAGCAGCACCATGTCGCCCTGGTTCACATAATCATGATAGGAGGCGACGCAGACGGTCTCGATCAGCCGGATGTTCAGTTCGCGCGAGATGATCGCGGCCGGGACGAGGCCGCCGCGGGTGATGCAG of Rhizobium sp. BT04 contains these proteins:
- the gpt gene encoding xanthine phosphoribosyltransferase, translated to MSLPDKAFPVSWDQFHRDARALAWRLAGLDQTFKAIVCITRGGLVPAAIISRELNIRLIETVCVASYHDYVNQGDMVLLKGIAPELQENGGEGVLVVDDLTDTGKTAVQVRTMLPRAHFACVYAKPKGVPTVDTFITEVSQDTWIYFPWDMGFTYQEPIAKSAG